The sequence below is a genomic window from Sneathiella marina.
CAGGGTCGCTATGCCGCTGAATTTTATACAACGGTTAAAACCAGCTATATTTTCGCCGGATAAAAAGACGGGGGACGAATAATGTCGGAGAAAAACCGGGAGTTTAAATGGCATCAGCGATTTATGGGGCTATGCAACCATATTTCCGAATGGACGGAAGATCGGGACTTTAAAGTCGGCGCCGTCATTGTAGGCCCAGACAATGAAATAAGGTCTACCGGATTCAATGGGCTTCCGCGCGATATAGAAGCCGATGAGGAAGACAGATTTAACCGCGAGAGCGGGGAGAAGTTTTTCTGGTTCGAACATGCTGAACGCAACGCAATTTACAATGCCGCCCGTTTTGGCGCAGCTATATCGGGTTGCACCATATATGTTAACCGTTATCCCTGTGCCGATTGCGCACGTGCTATCATACAAAGCGGGATAAAAACACTCTGCTGTCCGGCAAAGCCATTAAACGATGGTGCATTGGATCATAGTTTTGACGTCTCAGAAATTCTCTTGAAGGAAGCTGGCATTATGCTGCTAATCCAAGATTGAAATAACCTATTCCGGATGCTAGTAGGATTATCGGTGTTATTGAATTGAAAGGGACGAAGTGGTGTCACAAACGGATCAT
It includes:
- a CDS encoding deoxycytidylate deaminase; protein product: MSEKNREFKWHQRFMGLCNHISEWTEDRDFKVGAVIVGPDNEIRSTGFNGLPRDIEADEEDRFNRESGEKFFWFEHAERNAIYNAARFGAAISGCTIYVNRYPCADCARAIIQSGIKTLCCPAKPLNDGALDHSFDVSEILLKEAGIMLLIQD